The following coding sequences lie in one Arachis ipaensis cultivar K30076 chromosome B05, Araip1.1, whole genome shotgun sequence genomic window:
- the LOC107641068 gene encoding uncharacterized protein LOC107641068, with protein MEGTANLRVYYNSEIIPHTHEGEIIPHPFSLVIPCTMTFAELQNNLCRSIQSHISKRVNNILYRNPVILFGKLMQFHIMSITDDTNMQQMFHIYQQSRFQVTMIELYVEFEHLGTDAIDHESDMDEVRDIVWEEDNSDSEDDFEANYEVNDENEDENEYANIGVVAANDGEFSIRMEFSSKESVISAIKNYTISRGVAYTMYAFQPMTLYAKCKRHDKGCDWLIRASLNRKKGYWEIRSYNGRHTCTTGTISQNHFKLDSNMIVDAIRPLVEVNPSLKVKSIIAEVQSKFNYTVSYRKAWLAKQKCVAKIFGDWKISYRTLPWWCMAMCAKMPGSRVRIETLPIYRGSEEVNDIRILRRVFWSFSPCIRAFRHCKPLVQVDSTRLYGKFKGTLLVAIAQDGNQNIVPIAFAIVESETADEWDFFLHQLRKNVVTQDGVGIISNCHESIQAAIARSDGAWAPPRARHMFCIRHIGANFLKRFKTPHLHKLVINIGYSRTKQEYNINYERLRERGEAYTNWCDEIGLQRWVLAFDEGYRWGHMTTNMVECINSALKGARNLPVNAVLRATCYWLNKLFTRKSDEAHERIRNGFTYSEFATRRVKENLHRAGNIVVNRFDRHNEVFEVHEMDNGSIFTVNLAQRVCDCGHFQVERLPCRHVLACCANQRLDWQVYVNDVYKMSEIRKVYSAKFAPLGDPDTWPKYKGPKVIGNPSLMKVAKGQPKSTPT; from the exons ATGGAAGGTACGGCAAATTTGCGAGTGTATTATAATAGTGAAATTATACCACATACACATGAGGGTGAGATTATACCACATCCGTTTTCCCTTGTTATTCCATGCACCATGACGTTTGCGGAGTTACAAAACAATCTTTGTAGAAGCATACAAAGTCATATTTCAAAGAGAGTGAACAATATTTTATACAGAAATCCGGTCATCTTATTTGGCAAGCTAATGCAGTTTCATATAATGTCCATTACTGATGACACAAATATGCAGCAAATGTTTCATATTTATCAACAGAGTCGATTTCAAGTGACAATGATAGAATTGTATGTCGAGTTTGAACATCTTGGTACAGATGCGATTGACCACGAGTCAGACATGGATGAAGTTAGGGATATAGTTTGGGAAGAAGATAACAGTGATAGTGAAGATGACTTCGAAGCCAACTATGAAGTCAATGACGAAAACGAAGATGAGAATGAGTATGCAAATATAG GCGTTGTGGCGGCCAATGATGGTGAGTTTAGTATTAGAATGGAATTTAGTTCTAAAGAGTCAGTGATCTCCGCAATCAAGAATTATACTATCTCTAGAGGAGTCGCTTACACGATGTACGCGTTTCAGCCTATGACGTTATATGCAAAATGTAAAAGGCATGACAAAGGTTGTGATTGGCTTATTCGAGCTAGTTTGAATAGAAAGAAAGGCTATTGGGAGATTCGGAGTTACAATGGCAGACACACGTGTACCACTGGAACGATTTCACAAAATCATTTCAAGTTAGACTCAAATATGATTGTAGATGCTATCAGGCCATTAGTTGAAGTTAACCCATCGTTAAAGGTGAAATCTATAATTGCAGAAGTTCAATCTAAGTTCAACTATACTGTAAGTTATCgtaaggcttggttggcaaagcagaagtgTGTTGCAAAAATCTTTGGTGATTGGAAAATTTCTTACCGGACTCTGCCATGGTGGTGCATGGCAATGTGTGCCAAGATGCCAGGCTCACGAGTTCGAATAGAGACTCTACCTATTTATCGTGGGAGTGAAGAGGTAAATGACATAAGGATACTTCGGCGGGTATTTTGGAGTTTCTCTCCCTGTATTAGAGCATTCAGACATTGCAAGCCATTAGTCCAAGTTGACAGCACACGGCTTTATGGAAAATTTAAAGGTACACTTTTGGTTGCGATTGCACAAGATGGGAACCAAAACATTGTGCCGATTGCTTTTGCCATCGTAGAGAGTGAGACCGCCGATGAGTGGGACTTTTTTCTTCATCAATTGCGAAAAAATGTTGTTACTCAAGATGGTGTGGGTATTATCTCTAATTGCCATGAGTCCATCCAGGCAGCAATAGCTCGTAGTGACGGTGCTTGGGCACCGCCAAGAGCACGACACATGTTTTGCATTAGGCACATTGGAGCTAATTTCTTAAAGAGATTCAAGACCCCACACTTGCATAAACTTGTTATTAACATAG GCTATTCTAGAACAAAGCAGGAGTACAATATAAACTATGAGAGGCTTCGGGAGCGAGGCGAGGCATACACTAATTGGTGTGATGAGATCGGTCTTCAGCGTTGGGTATTGGCATTTGACGAGGGTTATCGTTGGGGTCATATGACGACAAATATGGTAGAGTGCATAAATTCGGCCCTGAAGGGTGCACGCAACCTTCCTGTAAATGCGGTACTTAGAGCTACATGTTATTGGCTGAATAAGTTGTTTACTCGGAAGAGTGATGAGGCTCACGAGCGTATTCGTAATGGATTTACTTATTCAGAGTTTGCCACTCGACGGGTTAAAGAAAATCTTCATCGTGCGGGAAACATAGTGGTAAACCGATTCGACAGGCACAATGAAGTGTTTGAGGTCCATGAAATGGACAACGGTTCAATATTCACCGTTAATCTTGCGCAACGAGTTTGTGATTGTGGTCATTTTCAAGTGGAGCGACTTCCATGTCGCCACGTGCTTGCTTGTTGTGCTAACCAACGTCTTGATTGGCAAGTATATGTAAATGACGTGTACAAGATGTCTGAAATTCGTAAGGTTTACAGTGCAAAATTTGCACCACTAGGCGACCCAGATACATGGCCTAAATATAAAGGTCCAAAGGTAATCGGTAATCCATCACTGATGAAAGTGGCAAAAGGACAACCCAAATCAACCCCTACGTGA